One Oryza sativa Japonica Group chromosome 8, ASM3414082v1 DNA window includes the following coding sequences:
- the LOC4344612 gene encoding tryptophan synthase beta chain 1, which produces MAAAVGNPNAAAAASISASRVGAGALRAGGLRVAAGRRGAGAVVAAAMRPAKAVASPAKEAAGEVNGAASGGFARPDAFGRFGKFGGKYVPETLMHALTELEAAFHALAGDEDFQKELDGILKDYVGRETPLYFAERLTEHYKRADGTGPMIYLKREDLNHTGAHKINNAVAQVLLAKRLGKERIIAETGAGQHGVATATVCARFGLQCIIYMGAQDMERQALNVFRMKLLGAEVRAVHSGTATLKDATSEAIRDWVTNVENTHYILGSVAGPHPYPMMVREFHKVIGKETRRQAMEKWGGKPDVLVACVGGGSNAMGLFHEFVDDQDIRMIGVEAAGYGVDTDKHAATLTKGEVGVLHGSLSYVLQDDDGQVIEPHSISAGLDYPGVGPEHSFLKDIGRAEYDSVTDQEALDAFKRVSRLEGIIPALETSHALAYLEKLCPTLPDGVRVVVNCSGRGDKDVHTASKYLDV; this is translated from the exons atggccgccgccgtcgggaaCCCTAACGCGGCCGCCGCTGCGTCGATCTCGGCGTCGAGGGTCGGTGCGGGGGCGTTGCGCGCGGGGGGCttgagggtggcggcggggaggaggggagcgggggctgtggtggcggcggcaatgcggccggcgaaggcggtggcgtcgccggcgaaggaggcggccgGGGAGGTGAACGGGGCGGCGTCGGGGGGGTTCGCGAGGCCCGACGCGTTCGGGAGGTTCGGGAAGTTCGGGGGCAAGTACGTGCCCGAGACGCTGATGCATGCGCTCACCGAGCTCGAGGCCGCGTTCCAtgccctcgccggcgacgaagatttCCAG AAAGAACTTGATGGTATTCTCAAGGATTACGTCGGCCGGGAGACCCCGCTGTACTTTGCGGAGCGATTGACTGAGCACTACAAGCGCGCTGATGGCACAGGCCCCATGATTTACCTCAAGAGGGAGGATCTTAACCACACTGGCGCCCACAAGATCAACAATGCTGTCGCTCAAGTCTTGCTTGCCAAGCGGCTTGGGAAGGAACGTATCATCGCCGAGACTGGCGCCGGCCAGCACGGTGTTGCCACTGCCACGGTGTGCGCGAGGTTTGGGCTGCAGTGCATCATCTACATGGGTGCTCAGGATATGGAGAGGCAGGCACTTAATGTTTTCAGGATGAAGCTTCTTGGAGCAGAG GTGAGGGCAGTACATTCTGGGACAGCAACTTTGAAGGATGCCACCTCGGAGGCCATCCGTGACTGGGTCACCAATGTTGAGAACACTCACTACATTTTGGGATCAGTTGCTGGTCCGCATCCATACCCGATGATGGTGAGAGAGTTCCATAAGGTGATTGGCAAGGAGACCCGTAGACAGGCCATGGAGAAGTGGGGTGGCAAGCCTGATGTCTTGGTTGCTTGTGTTGGTGGTGGATCAAACGCCATGGGTCTCTTCCATGAGTTCGTTGATGATCAAGATATAAGAATGATTGGAGTGGAGGCTGCTGGCTATGGTGTAGACACTGACAAACATGCTGCCACTTTGACAAAGGGAGAAGTGGGAGTTCTCCATGGATCATTGAGCTATGTGTTGCAGGATGATGATGGACAAGTTATTGAACCCCACTCCATTAGTGCTGG GCTGGACTACCCTGGTGTTGGGCCTGAGCATAGCTTTTTGAAGGATATTGGACGTGCTGAATATGACAGCGTGACAGATCAGGAGGCACTGGATG CTTTCAAGCGCGTCTCTCGGCTGGAGGGCATCATCCCTGCTCTGGAGACGTCCCATGCGCTCGCCTACCTGGAGAAGCTCTGCCCAACGCTGCCCGACGGCGTGAGGGTGGTGGTGAACTGCAGTGGAAGAGGAGACAAGGATGTCCACACAGCCAGCAAGTACCTTGATGTCTGA